The proteins below come from a single Campylobacter concisus genomic window:
- a CDS encoding OprD family outer membrane porin: MKLTKISLATLVALGAFSSVASATPLEEAIKNVDLSGFARYRYTNDKKHGEFSNTKSESGSKAGHQFKAVANFKAAIDDNFFGVIGLRYNATDNSGDNTQNDQGSQGIGTDKTNTTEPFRVHQFYLGYKAGNTTITAGKQEIGSFFTDDAIGTGVRVVNEDIEGLTLTALAFDAIEGDSVESDGELYEITNNLNDYDAGNLYAAGIAGSYDPINFQLWYASLTNLADLLAADVSANFAINDDVSLGGRVNYINTTVDKSAKAHLSKAISESNGVANYNDGNFYAGELTASLFGFDLRAGYMGWKVDNKGVTSFAFEDKGSLIDVGELTLDPTWADGKANLVYGTAGYTFDKFTVGVDYIKGHIKHAAAAGENGKEKVEEVTPRFAYEYSKKLTFSSYYAFKTSKFADEAKNKEDQFRFEAKYSF, from the coding sequence ATGAAACTAACAAAAATTAGTTTAGCCACTTTGGTTGCTTTAGGTGCATTTTCAAGCGTAGCAAGTGCTACTCCACTTGAAGAAGCTATAAAAAATGTAGATCTTTCAGGATTTGCAAGATATAGATACACAAACGATAAAAAACACGGTGAATTTTCTAATACAAAATCAGAGTCTGGCTCAAAAGCTGGTCATCAATTTAAAGCTGTAGCAAATTTTAAAGCTGCCATTGATGATAACTTCTTTGGCGTTATTGGTTTAAGATATAACGCTACTGATAATTCTGGTGATAATACTCAGAACGATCAAGGTAGTCAAGGAATTGGCACAGATAAAACTAATACAACTGAGCCATTTAGAGTTCATCAGTTCTATCTTGGTTATAAAGCTGGAAACACTACTATAACAGCTGGCAAACAAGAGATCGGCTCATTCTTTACAGATGATGCTATTGGTACTGGTGTAAGAGTAGTAAATGAAGATATTGAAGGACTTACTCTAACAGCTCTAGCTTTTGACGCAATTGAGGGTGATAGTGTTGAAAGTGATGGCGAGTTGTATGAAATTACAAATAATTTAAATGATTATGATGCAGGTAATCTATATGCAGCTGGCATCGCTGGTTCATATGATCCTATCAATTTCCAACTATGGTATGCTAGCTTAACAAATCTAGCTGACCTACTTGCAGCTGATGTTTCAGCAAATTTTGCTATTAATGATGATGTTAGCTTAGGTGGTAGAGTTAACTATATAAATACTACTGTAGATAAAAGTGCAAAAGCACATCTTTCTAAAGCTATAAGTGAATCTAATGGCGTTGCAAACTATAATGATGGTAACTTCTATGCTGGCGAACTTACAGCTTCATTATTCGGCTTTGATTTGAGAGCTGGTTATATGGGTTGGAAAGTTGATAATAAAGGCGTAACATCATTTGCTTTTGAGGATAAAGGTAGTCTAATAGATGTTGGTGAGCTTACACTTGATCCAACTTGGGCTGATGGAAAAGCAAACCTAGTATATGGAACAGCTGGATATACATTTGATAAATTTACAGTTGGTGTTGATTATATAAAAGGTCACATTAAACATGCTGCAGCTGCTGGCGAAAATGGTAAAGAAAAAGTTGAAGAGGTTACCCCAAGATTTGCATATGAATATAGCAAAAAGCTAACATTTAGCTCATACTATGCATTCAAAACTTCAAAATTTGCTGATGAGGCTAAAAACAAAGAAGATCAATTCAGATTTGAAGCTAAATACTCATTCTAA
- a CDS encoding c-type cytochrome, protein MKSIKISFLACFLVANAFAASQVYYIEARGEFGKELAEMAKKQANDRNEKVNVYVDEDPRRYKDNRILKLGVDRKGRYSVSLGKELYEKQCASCHGENADKRPFGSTPLKNMDAKDIEDSIISYRSDSSFGGSGKNVMQNQAKILSNNDLGAILAYLKGKDAFAEQDTNENKPVSTQTKQGSYLR, encoded by the coding sequence ATGAAAAGTATTAAAATTTCTTTTTTGGCGTGTTTTTTGGTGGCAAATGCCTTTGCAGCTTCACAAGTCTACTATATAGAAGCTCGTGGTGAGTTTGGTAAAGAACTTGCTGAAATGGCAAAAAAGCAGGCTAATGATAGAAATGAAAAAGTAAATGTCTATGTCGATGAAGATCCAAGACGCTATAAAGATAATAGAATTTTAAAATTGGGCGTTGATAGAAAGGGCAGATATAGTGTTTCTTTGGGTAAGGAGCTTTATGAAAAGCAATGTGCTAGCTGCCATGGTGAAAATGCTGATAAAAGACCATTTGGTTCAACGCCTCTAAAAAATATGGATGCTAAGGATATTGAAGATAGTATCATCTCTTATAGAAGCGACTCAAGTTTTGGTGGAAGCGGTAAAAATGTAATGCAAAACCAAGCTAAAATTCTTTCAAATAATGATCTTGGCGCGATTCTTGCCTATCTAAAAGGCAAAGATGCTTTTGCTGAACAAGACACAAATGAAAACAAGCCAGTCTCTACCCAAACAAAGCAAGGCAGTTATTTAAGATAA
- the ccsA gene encoding cytochrome c biogenesis protein CcsA produces the protein MLNPKSLFLSMGSAIILMIIFAIASGAATIIESKTSTEAAWYYVYGASWFALIQLLLGINLTYNIFRYNLIDPKKLPSLIFHLGFIVILIGAGTTRYIGFEADMHIREKTQSNIVTTKISYLNLTALNDNGEELNAALPLGLSDAKKGFDLKLKIADNEANLKFKEFVPNASYKFVDDKNGQPVVEFVVSNESESEEIFLLEEEEARVADISFIFNAKPDESKKYVLFKLVDGNFTVTSNADLSKFTMSDSSKTELKAGSVSDFGIGSLYTISNINFAPRLVSTHASRKLVSTKDSEFNALIAELNYKGESKEMHIFYNLTEPSRLAVAGQKFNASWGAQQVKLPFSLYLKDFELKRYPGSNSPMSYSSEVIVKDDTNMSGLDYKIYMNHVLDYDGYRFFQSSYDTDEKGTILSVNKDPGKIPTYIGYFLLGLGFVLNVVNPGSRFRKLAKLIDNESTKGSKKIVAIIAIMLLSLNFSSLKAEDFLPNISKEHTQKLSRLIVQSSDGRMKPFDTLSKEILNKIHRSENINSLNSNQAMLSIMVTPDFWRSEKIISLGQSKELKKELGIDENAKYASFNDFFRATKDGGSEYKLTKFAEIANRKHPGSRNTFDKDVIKIDERLNVFYMIFIGEIFKIFPKQDDPSNSWYSPASAMMYFPPKEADLVINMMREYFAAVDAATKDNDWSKADAALDKISAYQQKYGSAVMPSEEKINIEILFNKIQIFERLTPVYLLAGLALLFFVFVKMLAPKVQINGIVRVVYIVNLLAFLAHTVGLGLRWYIAEHAPWSNAYESMVYIAWALGFSGIVFAKRSPIALALTSILAGVTLFVAHLSWMDPQITTLVPVLQSYWLTIHVSVITASYGFLGLCALLGGFTLLLIILQNKKKPNPEISRNILEATRINEMAMILGLSLLTLGNFLGGVWANESWGRYWGWDSKETWALVSILVYAAVLHIRFIPKLNNQYAFAVASFFAYWSIIMTYFGVNFYLAGMHSYAAGDPLPVPDFVWISIVIMVLMSVLAFTKRSLCSRL, from the coding sequence ATGTTAAATCCAAAATCATTATTTTTAAGTATGGGCTCAGCTATCATTTTGATGATAATCTTTGCCATAGCTAGCGGAGCCGCTACGATAATAGAAAGTAAAACTAGCACAGAAGCTGCATGGTACTATGTTTATGGTGCTAGCTGGTTTGCTCTCATTCAACTACTTCTTGGCATAAATTTGACCTATAATATCTTTAGATACAACTTAATAGATCCTAAAAAACTCCCTTCGCTTATATTCCATCTTGGTTTTATCGTTATCTTAATAGGTGCTGGTACAACAAGATACATTGGCTTTGAGGCTGATATGCATATAAGAGAAAAAACTCAGTCAAATATCGTTACGACAAAAATATCCTATTTAAATTTAACCGCATTAAACGATAATGGAGAAGAGTTAAACGCTGCTTTGCCACTAGGACTTTCTGATGCAAAAAAAGGTTTTGATCTAAAGCTAAAAATAGCAGATAATGAAGCTAATTTAAAATTTAAAGAATTTGTGCCAAATGCAAGTTATAAGTTTGTAGATGATAAAAATGGGCAACCAGTAGTGGAATTTGTGGTTTCAAACGAGAGCGAAAGTGAAGAAATCTTCTTGTTAGAAGAAGAGGAAGCAAGAGTTGCAGATATTAGTTTTATCTTTAATGCTAAGCCAGACGAGAGCAAAAAATATGTGCTTTTTAAATTAGTGGACGGAAATTTCACAGTTACTTCAAATGCTGATCTTTCAAAATTTACAATGAGTGATAGTTCAAAAACTGAGTTAAAAGCTGGTAGTGTAAGTGATTTTGGCATAGGCAGTCTTTATACTATTTCAAATATAAATTTTGCTCCAAGATTAGTTTCGACTCATGCTTCAAGAAAGCTAGTTAGTACAAAAGATAGCGAATTTAACGCCTTGATAGCTGAATTAAATTATAAAGGCGAGAGTAAAGAGATGCATATTTTTTATAACCTAACAGAGCCTTCACGCTTGGCTGTGGCTGGACAAAAATTTAACGCTTCATGGGGCGCGCAGCAAGTTAAACTTCCGTTTAGCTTATACTTAAAAGACTTTGAGCTTAAAAGATATCCTGGCTCAAATTCTCCTATGAGCTATTCAAGTGAAGTTATTGTAAAAGATGATACAAACATGTCGGGGCTTGACTATAAAATTTATATGAATCACGTGCTTGACTATGATGGTTATAGATTTTTCCAAAGTTCATACGATACAGATGAAAAGGGAACCATTCTCTCTGTCAATAAAGATCCAGGCAAGATACCAACTTATATCGGCTACTTTTTGCTTGGACTTGGCTTTGTGTTAAATGTTGTAAATCCTGGTAGCCGTTTTAGAAAACTAGCTAAGTTAATCGATAATGAATCAACAAAAGGCAGTAAAAAGATTGTTGCTATCATTGCCATTATGCTTTTAAGTTTAAATTTTAGCTCATTAAAGGCTGAAGACTTTTTGCCTAATATCAGCAAAGAGCACACACAAAAGCTTTCTAGACTTATTGTACAAAGCTCAGATGGTAGAATGAAGCCATTTGACACTCTTAGCAAAGAAATTTTAAATAAAATACATAGAAGCGAGAACATAAATAGCCTAAACTCGAATCAAGCGATGCTTTCAATAATGGTAACGCCTGATTTTTGGCGAAGTGAAAAAATTATCTCACTTGGACAAAGCAAGGAGCTAAAAAAAGAGCTTGGCATAGATGAAAATGCAAAATATGCAAGTTTTAATGATTTTTTTAGAGCCACAAAAGATGGTGGAAGTGAATATAAACTCACAAAATTTGCCGAAATTGCTAATCGTAAGCACCCTGGATCACGCAATACATTTGATAAAGATGTGATAAAGATTGACGAGAGATTGAACGTTTTTTATATGATATTTATTGGTGAAATTTTTAAAATTTTTCCAAAACAAGATGACCCATCAAACTCTTGGTATTCGCCTGCTAGTGCAATGATGTACTTTCCGCCTAAAGAGGCTGATCTGGTCATCAATATGATGAGAGAGTATTTTGCAGCAGTTGATGCGGCAACAAAAGATAATGATTGGAGCAAGGCTGATGCTGCACTTGATAAAATTTCAGCCTATCAGCAAAAGTATGGCTCTGCTGTAATGCCAAGTGAAGAAAAGATAAATATAGAAATTTTGTTTAATAAAATTCAAATTTTTGAGCGATTGACGCCAGTTTATCTTTTGGCTGGCCTTGCGCTTTTATTTTTTGTTTTTGTCAAAATGCTAGCTCCAAAGGTTCAGATAAATGGTATTGTAAGAGTTGTATACATTGTAAATTTGCTGGCTTTTCTTGCTCATACTGTTGGACTTGGACTTCGTTGGTACATTGCTGAGCATGCGCCTTGGAGTAACGCTTATGAATCAATGGTCTATATCGCTTGGGCTCTAGGATTTTCTGGTATCGTCTTTGCAAAACGTAGTCCTATCGCTCTTGCTCTTACGTCTATATTGGCTGGTGTTACATTGTTTGTTGCGCACCTTAGCTGGATGGATCCGCAGATCACTACACTTGTGCCAGTGCTTCAAAGCTACTGGCTAACAATACATGTCTCTGTCATTACTGCAAGTTATGGATTTTTAGGGCTTTGCGCGTTACTTGGTGGCTTTACACTATTGCTTATCATTTTACAAAATAAGAAAAAGCCAAATCCAGAAATTTCTCGCAATATCCTCGAAGCTACCCGTATAAATGAGATGGCAATGATACTAGGACTTAGCTTGCTTACTCTTGGAAATTTCCTGGGCGGTGTTTGGGCGAACGAGAGCTGGGGCAGATATTGGGGCTGGGATAGTAAGGAGACTTGGGCGCTAGTTTCGATACTTGTTTATGCCGCAGTTCTTCATATAAGATTTATTCCAAAGCTAAACAACCAGTATGCATTTGCGGTGGCTTCATTCTTTGCTTATTGGTCGATTATTATGACTTATTTTGGCGTAAATTTTTATTTAGCTGGCATGCACTCATATGCAGCTGGCGATCCATTACCAGTGCCTGATTTTGTCTGGATTAGTATCGTAATAATGGTGCTTATGAGTGTTTTAGCATTTACAAAGCGATCACTTTGCTCAAGGCTTTAG
- a CDS encoding fatty-acid--CoA ligase, with product MLIKGLIVFFVVLLLIAICVLIYILLRNRDYSTETKELALEKEEITIEKLEKLAGDNSLSKNELFELIQIFVGNFSIPAKNNQVMPKEANNYINFIILICSHKNSDAKLISFLDKEAKKKNPSYIVEIEESEKIGIENRKNRR from the coding sequence ATGCTAATAAAAGGCCTAATAGTTTTCTTTGTTGTATTGTTATTAATTGCAATTTGTGTGTTAATCTATATACTTTTAAGAAATAGGGATTATAGCACCGAAACAAAGGAACTTGCATTAGAAAAAGAAGAGATAACGATCGAAAAGCTTGAAAAGCTTGCGGGTGATAATAGTCTAAGTAAAAACGAGCTTTTCGAACTTATTCAAATTTTTGTAGGAAATTTTAGTATACCAGCTAAAAATAACCAAGTCATGCCAAAAGAGGCAAATAACTATATAAATTTTATAATTTTAATCTGCTCTCATAAAAATTCTGATGCAAAGCTCATTAGTTTTTTAGACAAAGAGGCTAAAAAGAAAAATCCAAGCTACATTGTCGAAATAGAAGAGAGTGAAAAAATCGGCATAGAAAATCGCAAAAATCGTAGATAA
- a CDS encoding peptidoglycan D,D-transpeptidase FtsI family protein encodes MNSRKSKITILFLLITFGISIFVLVIFYRASIERKLPRLQTSDINTAIRGNIITKDGFSISSSQKLYKVMLDTRNIDPNKKEMFIKLYSLYSGDDPNKVRKIINGTKGIVTLSYSIDAKGATYLQELSRKLNRKSILVSYLDPKTGLASFQGMRVMESGQNRKFMSKDALTPAIGYVSKTESDALTKSKGVKGLERYYEDYLAPIQNAKILGPRDIGNNIILTSDSNLATRVDGYNAVLSIPLKFQTKLEQILDEKREFLDAKELVICIMNSKNGEILALASSSRYDPSNIRKQDYSALNSTVSEYAYEVGSVFKPFIFSILLQEKKVNPFELVNTYNGRYQLGKRIIKDTHPEPFMSAEDIIVHSSNIGMIQLVERLNGPQIYQGLLNFGFSRKTGIDLPYEQVGMMPTVTKLNSSTYKATVSYGYGLQATFMQLLKAYNTFNNKGIEVTPHMVAYLERNGKRYDLPKSEPAQVISQETAKIMKRILIKTVEKGTGLKAFTPGLEIGGKTGTAHIASGSGGYSNTYNGSFFGFVNDTRGNSYTIGVLARDPKRPYYYFGAQSALPMFKKAVDLMVEDGYLFPDANVIAEFEAKKDKLKNDKAKQKPALD; translated from the coding sequence ATGAATTCCAGAAAATCAAAAATAACCATACTTTTTTTATTAATTACTTTTGGAATTTCAATATTTGTACTTGTCATATTTTATAGAGCAAGTATCGAGCGAAAGCTTCCTAGGCTTCAAACAAGCGATATAAACACAGCAATTCGTGGCAATATAATCACAAAAGATGGCTTTAGCATCTCTTCAAGCCAAAAACTCTACAAAGTGATGCTTGATACTAGAAATATTGATCCTAATAAAAAAGAGATGTTTATCAAGCTATATTCGCTTTACAGCGGCGACGATCCAAACAAAGTAAGAAAGATCATAAATGGTACAAAAGGCATCGTTACACTCTCATATAGTATTGATGCAAAGGGTGCTACTTATCTTCAAGAGCTCTCAAGAAAGCTAAATCGCAAGAGCATTTTGGTTTCATACCTTGATCCAAAAACAGGACTTGCTTCATTTCAGGGCATGAGAGTAATGGAGAGCGGCCAAAATCGTAAATTTATGTCAAAAGATGCCCTCACACCAGCTATTGGCTACGTGAGCAAAACTGAAAGTGACGCACTTACAAAAAGCAAAGGCGTAAAAGGTCTTGAGAGATATTATGAAGATTATTTAGCCCCTATACAAAATGCAAAAATTTTAGGGCCTCGCGATATTGGAAATAATATTATTTTAACAAGTGACTCAAATTTAGCAACAAGAGTAGATGGCTACAATGCAGTACTTTCTATACCATTAAAATTTCAAACTAAACTAGAGCAAATTTTAGATGAAAAGCGTGAATTTCTAGATGCAAAAGAGTTAGTCATCTGCATAATGAATAGCAAAAATGGAGAAATTTTAGCCCTAGCTTCTAGCTCAAGATATGATCCTTCAAACATAAGAAAGCAAGATTATAGCGCTCTAAATTCGACCGTTAGTGAATATGCTTATGAAGTTGGCTCAGTTTTTAAGCCATTTATATTTTCCATCTTACTTCAAGAGAAGAAAGTAAATCCATTTGAGCTTGTAAATACCTATAATGGCCGATACCAACTTGGCAAAAGGATAATCAAAGATACCCACCCAGAGCCTTTTATGAGTGCTGAAGACATAATTGTACACAGTTCAAACATCGGCATGATTCAGCTTGTTGAACGTTTAAATGGGCCACAAATTTATCAAGGACTTTTAAATTTTGGCTTTTCAAGAAAAACTGGCATAGATCTACCTTACGAGCAAGTAGGCATGATGCCAACAGTTACAAAGCTAAACTCATCGACATATAAGGCGACTGTGAGCTACGGATACGGCTTGCAAGCTACATTTATGCAGCTTTTAAAAGCCTATAATACATTTAATAATAAAGGCATTGAAGTTACTCCTCACATGGTTGCCTACTTAGAGAGAAATGGAAAAAGATATGATTTGCCAAAGTCCGAGCCAGCTCAAGTTATATCACAAGAGACCGCAAAGATAATGAAGAGAATTTTAATAAAAACGGTTGAGAAAGGTACTGGACTAAAAGCCTTTACGCCAGGACTTGAGATAGGTGGCAAGACTGGAACTGCACACATTGCCTCAGGTAGTGGTGGATACAGCAATACCTACAATGGCTCATTTTTTGGCTTTGTAAATGATACAAGAGGCAATAGCTACACAATAGGCGTTTTAGCAAGGGATCCTAAAAGACCTTACTACTACTTCGGTGCTCAAAGTGCCTTGCCTATGTTTAAAAAAGCAGTTGATCTGATGGTTGAGGATGGATATTTATTTCCTGATGCAAATGTAATAGCTGAGTTTGAAGCCAAAAAAGATAAGCTTAAAAATGATAAGGCAAAACAAAAACCTGCTTTGGACTAA